In one Actinomyces trachealis genomic region, the following are encoded:
- the tpiA gene encoding triose-phosphate isomerase, whose product MSNRTPLMAGNWKMNLDHLEANHLVQGLALELKDHGHDYSKCEVLVIPPFTDIRTVQTIVEADGLGIKYGAQDVSIHDNGAYTGEVSTAMLTKLGCSYVVMGHSERREYHNESDELVGAKARKVLDAGMTPILCCGEALEIRKAGTHVDFVLGQIRAALKGWSAEDVAKIVIAYEPIWAIGTGETATADDAQEVCGAIRAALLEDYGQATAEATRVLYGGSAKPGNIKELMAQADIDGALIGGASLKSDSFAEMCRFYA is encoded by the coding sequence ATGAGCAACCGCACCCCGCTGATGGCGGGCAACTGGAAGATGAACCTCGACCACCTGGAGGCCAACCACCTCGTCCAGGGCCTTGCCCTGGAGTTGAAGGACCATGGCCACGACTACTCCAAGTGCGAGGTCCTGGTCATCCCGCCCTTTACGGACATCCGCACCGTGCAGACTATCGTCGAGGCCGACGGATTGGGTATCAAGTACGGCGCCCAGGACGTGTCTATCCACGACAACGGCGCCTACACCGGTGAGGTCTCCACCGCCATGCTCACCAAGCTCGGCTGTAGCTACGTGGTCATGGGTCACTCCGAGCGCCGCGAGTACCACAACGAGTCCGATGAGCTGGTTGGTGCCAAGGCCCGCAAGGTCCTGGACGCTGGCATGACGCCGATCCTGTGCTGCGGTGAGGCCCTGGAGATCCGCAAGGCTGGCACACACGTGGACTTTGTCCTTGGCCAGATCCGTGCTGCCCTCAAAGGCTGGTCCGCTGAGGACGTCGCCAAGATCGTCATCGCCTACGAACCCATCTGGGCTATCGGCACCGGCGAGACCGCCACCGCCGACGACGCCCAGGAGGTCTGTGGCGCCATTCGTGCGGCCCTCCTGGAGGACTACGGGCAGGCCACCGCTGAGGCCACGCGTGTCCTCTACGGCGGTTCCGCGAAGCCCGGCAACATTAAGGAGCTCATGGCTCAGGCCGACATCGACGGCGCCCTGATCGGTGGGGCCTCACTGAAGTCCGATTCCTTCGCGGAGATGTGCCGCTTCTACGCCTGA
- a CDS encoding prephenate dehydrogenase yields the protein MPWQGVEAPRVSTKGPVLVIGTGLLGTSVALALTSAGVEVQLSDTSPTSLALARDMGAGQVCDADSPEPALVVVATPPDVAASVVLQALREHPQAVVTDVASVKARIAEQVAGAGELARRYVGSHPMAGRERSGAGAADSDLFVGRPWVVVGAGADQSAELAVRNLAVDVGAMPVRMEAAEQDAAVAAVSHVPQLVSSLLAARLETLPESALGLAGQGLRDTTRIAASDPRLWAAILVGNAGPVADLLCELRADLDELIEGIAPAAETAGQGVAEGRVDLVAPGAVRAITGVMTRGNAGHARIPGKHGGAPRRYTEVQVLVPDRPGELGRLFSDVGDAGVNIEDFAMEHSPGQSAGLAMLFVLPYSAQGLEAALHERGWRTVPS from the coding sequence ATGCCTTGGCAAGGCGTGGAGGCGCCGCGAGTTTCCACCAAGGGGCCGGTGCTGGTGATCGGCACCGGGCTGCTGGGCACTTCGGTGGCCTTGGCGCTGACCTCCGCTGGGGTGGAGGTGCAGCTCTCGGACACTTCACCAACATCCCTGGCTTTGGCGCGGGACATGGGTGCTGGGCAGGTATGTGACGCTGACAGTCCCGAGCCCGCGCTGGTTGTGGTGGCCACACCTCCCGACGTCGCAGCATCGGTTGTGCTGCAGGCCCTGCGGGAGCACCCGCAGGCGGTAGTGACGGACGTGGCTAGCGTGAAGGCCCGTATCGCTGAGCAGGTGGCCGGGGCCGGTGAGCTGGCTAGGCGTTACGTGGGCAGCCACCCGATGGCGGGGCGCGAGCGCTCCGGGGCCGGGGCGGCAGACTCCGACTTGTTTGTTGGACGTCCCTGGGTGGTTGTGGGCGCAGGCGCTGACCAGTCCGCTGAGCTCGCGGTGCGTAACCTGGCGGTCGACGTCGGTGCCATGCCGGTGCGTATGGAGGCCGCGGAGCAGGACGCGGCTGTGGCTGCTGTGTCGCATGTGCCGCAGTTGGTTAGCTCCCTGTTGGCAGCGCGCCTAGAGACGCTGCCAGAATCCGCCTTGGGACTGGCCGGGCAGGGACTGCGTGACACGACGCGTATCGCGGCCTCAGACCCGCGCTTGTGGGCGGCGATCCTGGTGGGCAACGCGGGGCCCGTTGCTGATCTGTTGTGCGAGTTGCGGGCAGACCTGGACGAGTTGATCGAGGGCATTGCGCCAGCGGCTGAGACCGCTGGGCAGGGCGTTGCTGAGGGCCGTGTGGACCTGGTGGCGCCGGGTGCCGTCAGGGCCATCACTGGTGTGATGACGCGTGGGAACGCCGGACACGCCAGGATTCCAGGCAAGCACGGTGGGGCACCTAGGCGCTATACGGAAGTACAGGTGCTGGTGCCTGACCGCCCCGGCGAGCTTGGGCGCCTGTTCTCGGACGTTGGTGACGCCGGGGTGAACATTGAGGACTTCGCGATGGAGCACTCACCTGGGCAAAGTGCCGGTTTGGCAATGCTCTTCGTGCTGCCGTACTCCGCGCAGGGGCTTGAGGCCGCGCTGCACGAGCGTGGCTGGCGCACCGTGCCTTCCTAA
- the pgi gene encoding glucose-6-phosphate isomerase, translating to MQTPVDATTTPAWKTLTALHQDFKPDLRAWFAQDPGRAERFSYEMGDLFVDLSKSFLTDELRDALVQLAQEVDLPGRRDAMYVGEHINVTEDRAVLHTALRRKATDKLTVDGQDVVADVHEVLTQVYDFAEKVRSGEWKGVTGKPISTVVNIGIGGSDLGPVMVYEALKPYVKPGLECRFISNIDPADCAEKVKDLDPETTLFIIASKTFTTLETLTNARMARDWFLTALKERGTSTEGAVAKHFVAVSTALDKVAEFGIDPDNAFGFWNWVGGRYSVDSAVGTVLAVAIGPKGFGDLLAGFRAVDEHFATAEPTQNVPMLMGLLNVWYVNFCKAASHAVLPYAQYLHRFPAYLQQLTMESNGKTVRWDGTPVTTETGEIFWGEPGTNGQHAFYQLIHQGTQLIPADFIAVATPAHPTKDGGVDVHELFLSNYLAQTAALAFGKTEAEVRAEGTPEEVVTARVFTGNKPTASILAPALTPSVVGQLIALYEHITFTQGIVWGIDSFDQWGVELGKKLALQIAPAVQGDEAALAAQDASTQQLIRRYRSLRG from the coding sequence ATGCAGACACCTGTTGATGCCACCACCACGCCCGCCTGGAAGACCCTCACCGCGCTCCACCAGGACTTCAAGCCGGACCTGCGCGCCTGGTTCGCCCAGGACCCCGGTCGCGCGGAGCGCTTCTCCTACGAGATGGGCGACCTTTTCGTCGACCTGTCCAAGAGCTTCCTAACCGATGAACTGCGCGACGCCTTGGTCCAGCTGGCCCAGGAGGTGGACCTTCCCGGCCGCCGCGACGCCATGTACGTCGGCGAGCACATCAATGTCACCGAGGACCGCGCGGTCCTCCACACCGCCCTGCGCCGCAAGGCCACCGACAAGCTCACAGTGGACGGTCAGGACGTCGTCGCCGACGTACACGAGGTCCTGACCCAGGTATACGACTTCGCCGAGAAGGTCCGCTCCGGGGAGTGGAAGGGCGTCACCGGCAAGCCCATCAGCACCGTGGTCAACATCGGCATCGGCGGCTCCGACCTGGGGCCCGTCATGGTCTACGAGGCCCTTAAGCCCTACGTTAAGCCGGGCCTGGAGTGTCGCTTCATCTCCAACATCGACCCTGCGGACTGTGCTGAGAAGGTCAAGGATCTCGACCCGGAGACGACGCTGTTCATCATCGCGTCCAAGACCTTCACGACGCTGGAGACCCTCACCAACGCCCGCATGGCCCGCGATTGGTTCCTGACCGCCCTCAAGGAGCGCGGTACTAGCACGGAGGGGGCCGTCGCCAAGCATTTCGTGGCCGTGTCCACCGCCCTGGATAAGGTTGCCGAGTTCGGCATCGACCCGGATAACGCCTTCGGCTTCTGGAACTGGGTGGGCGGCCGTTACTCCGTGGACTCCGCCGTGGGCACGGTCCTGGCCGTGGCCATCGGCCCAAAGGGTTTCGGTGACCTGCTGGCAGGCTTCCGCGCCGTCGACGAGCACTTTGCCACCGCCGAGCCCACCCAGAACGTGCCCATGCTCATGGGCCTGCTCAACGTCTGGTACGTGAACTTCTGTAAGGCCGCCTCCCACGCGGTGCTGCCCTACGCCCAGTACCTGCACCGCTTCCCGGCCTACCTGCAGCAGCTGACCATGGAGTCCAATGGCAAGACCGTCCGCTGGGACGGTACCCCCGTAACCACCGAGACCGGTGAGATCTTCTGGGGTGAGCCCGGCACCAACGGCCAACACGCCTTCTACCAGCTGATCCACCAGGGCACCCAGCTCATCCCCGCGGATTTCATTGCCGTGGCCACGCCTGCGCACCCTACCAAGGATGGCGGCGTGGACGTGCACGAGTTGTTCCTGTCCAACTACCTGGCTCAGACGGCAGCCCTGGCCTTCGGCAAGACCGAGGCAGAGGTACGCGCCGAGGGCACCCCCGAAGAGGTGGTCACCGCCCGCGTATTCACTGGCAACAAGCCCACCGCCTCCATCCTGGCCCCCGCTCTGACCCCCTCCGTGGTGGGCCAGCTGATCGCCCTGTACGAGCACATCACCTTCACCCAGGGGATCGTGTGGGGCATCGACTCCTTCGACCAGTGGGGTGTGGAACTGGGCAAGAAGCTCGCCCTGCAGATCGCTCCGGCCGTCCAGGGTGACGAGGCGGCGTTGGCGGCCCAGGACGCTTCCACCCAGCAGCTGATCCGGCGCTACCGCTCCCTGCGCGGCTGA
- a CDS encoding segregation and condensation protein A → MSPDTLYLAPTGADAPGQEEGAAARVPGFKVALPQFEGPFDLLLTLIARRRLDVTELALAEVTDDFLAHMRADWDLGQASEFLVVAATLLALKARRLLPSTGEENEEDLELLEARDLLFARLLQYRAFKEAAGALRRMYESATRCYPRRAALEPHLAALLPELIATISPEQLAQLAAEVFTRPREDGVQTIHLHESTVPVSEQLSLLALRLRQHSPLTFSELVTDAGSTAVVVSRFLALLILYRQASVELEQGSVLGEITVTWCGGADDMTGLATTEFEEEFD, encoded by the coding sequence ATGTCGCCTGACACCCTTTACCTTGCGCCCACTGGCGCGGACGCACCCGGGCAGGAAGAGGGAGCCGCCGCCAGGGTGCCTGGCTTCAAGGTGGCTCTGCCACAGTTCGAGGGCCCTTTTGACCTGCTGTTGACACTCATCGCCCGCAGACGGCTGGATGTCACCGAGTTGGCTCTGGCAGAGGTTACTGACGACTTCCTGGCGCATATGCGTGCCGACTGGGACCTAGGCCAGGCCTCAGAGTTTCTGGTGGTGGCTGCAACGCTCCTGGCGCTCAAGGCTCGCCGACTTCTACCCTCCACTGGTGAGGAGAATGAGGAAGATCTGGAGCTGCTGGAGGCCCGCGACCTACTCTTCGCCCGCCTGCTCCAGTACCGCGCTTTCAAAGAGGCCGCCGGAGCGCTGCGCCGCATGTACGAATCCGCCACCCGCTGCTACCCGCGCCGCGCCGCATTGGAGCCTCACCTGGCCGCGCTGTTGCCGGAGCTGATCGCCACCATCAGCCCAGAGCAACTCGCCCAGCTCGCGGCAGAGGTCTTCACCCGCCCACGTGAGGATGGTGTCCAGACCATCCACCTGCACGAGTCCACGGTACCCGTCAGCGAGCAGCTGAGCCTACTGGCACTGCGTTTGCGTCAGCATAGCCCCCTGACGTTCTCGGAGCTGGTTACCGACGCCGGGAGCACCGCCGTCGTCGTATCACGCTTCCTGGCGCTTCTGATCCTCTACCGTCAGGCCAGTGTGGAGCTGGAGCAGGGCTCCGTGCTGGGGGAAATCACCGTGACCTGGTGCGGCGGAGCAGACGACATGACTGGTCTGGCCACCACCGAGTTCGAGGAGGAGTTTGATTGA
- a CDS encoding ParA family protein yields the protein MKDSVQPGLIDAPASEQAVDFPVPAPLTAHGPARIIAMCNQKGGVGKTTTTINLGAALAEYGRKVLIIDFDPQGAASAGLGVNAHEMDETIYNLLVASRPDIRPVIIQTAVEGLDIVPANIDLSAAEVQLVNEVAREQALARVVRPVLDDYDVILIDCQPSLGLLTINALAAAHGVIIPVAAEFFALRGVALLVDTVDRVRDRLNPRLEIDGILTTIVDTRTLHAREVLERLEEAFGDQVLRTCIRRTIKFPDASVAAEPITVYAPTHSGAEAYRLLARELIARGDVA from the coding sequence GTGAAAGACTCTGTGCAGCCCGGCCTTATCGACGCACCTGCCTCTGAACAGGCTGTCGACTTCCCTGTACCAGCGCCGCTAACGGCACACGGCCCCGCTCGCATCATCGCCATGTGCAATCAGAAGGGTGGCGTCGGCAAAACCACCACCACCATCAACCTGGGTGCCGCACTGGCCGAGTACGGTCGCAAGGTCCTCATTATCGACTTTGACCCGCAGGGTGCTGCCAGCGCCGGCCTGGGGGTAAACGCCCACGAGATGGACGAGACCATCTACAACCTGCTGGTCGCCTCCCGCCCGGATATCAGGCCCGTCATCATCCAGACTGCGGTCGAGGGCCTAGACATTGTCCCCGCCAACATTGACCTTTCCGCCGCTGAGGTTCAGCTGGTCAATGAGGTGGCACGTGAGCAGGCACTGGCCCGTGTGGTGCGCCCCGTGCTGGACGACTACGACGTCATCCTGATTGACTGCCAGCCCTCCCTTGGCTTGCTGACCATCAACGCCCTGGCTGCCGCGCATGGAGTGATCATCCCGGTGGCCGCCGAGTTCTTTGCGCTACGTGGAGTTGCGCTCCTGGTGGATACCGTGGACCGCGTGCGCGACCGCCTCAACCCACGTTTAGAGATTGACGGCATACTCACCACCATCGTGGATACCCGCACGCTGCACGCCCGCGAAGTGCTCGAACGCCTGGAGGAGGCATTCGGAGACCAGGTTCTGCGCACCTGTATCCGCCGCACCATCAAGTTCCCGGACGCCTCCGTGGCGGCCGAGCCCATCACCGTGTACGCACCCACCCACTCGGGCGCGGAGGCGTACCGGCTCCTGGCCCGCGAGCTGATCGCCCGCGGCGATGTCGCCTGA
- a CDS encoding pseudouridine synthase has product MSRSEELNLGTEEFYDEDDLEELGEEAGAEALAEFDAEAIGEDEEAQAQEAVKRASRGGEDDPHVEHGERLQKVLAHAGVASRRACEQIIAAGRVSVDGVTVTEAGLRVDPSNQKIRVDGQRILTNPEVVTLLFHKPAGVVTTMEDPQGRPTVGDYARRWVVEHSEELAATGEVRLVHVGRLDTETEGLLLLSNDGELSHRLMHPSFEIAKTYVAIVEGIVEPWVPRKLRRGIELDDGLAQADRVVVKDSGPAGSIVEITLHSGKNRIVRRMLDAVGHPVTRLVRTRLGSLRLGELKPGEARALTAEEIYALQQEVGL; this is encoded by the coding sequence ATGAGCCGGAGCGAAGAGCTGAACCTGGGCACCGAGGAGTTCTACGACGAGGATGACCTTGAGGAGCTGGGCGAGGAGGCCGGAGCAGAGGCCTTGGCTGAGTTTGATGCCGAGGCGATCGGTGAGGACGAGGAGGCGCAGGCCCAGGAGGCCGTTAAGCGCGCCAGCCGTGGGGGAGAGGATGACCCGCACGTGGAACACGGCGAGCGCCTGCAAAAGGTCCTGGCCCACGCTGGCGTCGCCTCCCGGCGCGCCTGTGAGCAGATCATCGCTGCGGGGCGGGTCAGTGTAGACGGCGTGACGGTCACAGAGGCAGGGCTGCGCGTAGACCCGAGCAACCAGAAGATCCGGGTTGATGGGCAGCGCATCCTCACCAACCCCGAGGTGGTCACGCTGCTGTTCCACAAACCCGCCGGGGTCGTCACCACCATGGAGGACCCCCAGGGGCGGCCCACGGTGGGCGATTACGCGCGCCGCTGGGTGGTGGAGCACTCCGAGGAGCTGGCAGCCACGGGGGAGGTGCGGCTGGTACACGTGGGCAGGTTGGACACGGAAACGGAGGGACTGCTGCTGCTGTCCAATGACGGCGAACTCTCCCACCGGCTCATGCACCCTAGTTTTGAGATCGCTAAGACCTACGTGGCGATCGTTGAGGGGATCGTAGAGCCGTGGGTGCCGCGCAAGCTCAGGCGCGGCATCGAGCTGGACGATGGGCTGGCTCAGGCAGACCGCGTTGTCGTCAAGGACTCCGGGCCCGCTGGCTCCATCGTCGAGATCACCCTCCATTCGGGCAAGAACCGCATTGTGCGCCGCATGCTCGACGCCGTCGGCCACCCGGTCACTCGTTTAGTTCGTACGCGTCTCGGCTCTCTGAGGCTCGGTGAACTAAAACCAGGGGAGGCACGGGCCCTGACTGCTGAGGAGATCTACGCGCTACAGCAGGAGGTTGGGCTGTGA
- the secG gene encoding preprotein translocase subunit SecG has protein sequence MDVLRIILQVLLVLSSFFLIMTILLHKGKGGGLSDMFGGGISSSAGSSGVAERNLNRITVGVVLIWSATIVGLGLVARFA, from the coding sequence GTGGACGTTCTGCGAATCATCCTGCAGGTACTGCTTGTGCTATCAAGCTTCTTCCTGATAATGACGATCCTGCTCCACAAGGGCAAGGGAGGCGGCTTGTCCGACATGTTCGGCGGCGGCATCTCCTCCTCCGCTGGCTCCTCCGGAGTGGCCGAGCGGAACCTCAACCGCATCACCGTCGGCGTGGTGCTAATCTGGTCAGCCACCATTGTCGGCCTGGGTTTAGTGGCCCGCTTCGCCTGA
- the xerD gene encoding site-specific tyrosine recombinase XerD produces the protein MRGYLAHLRVERGLSQNTLGAYERDLRRYCGHLRSRGLTELTLAGETDVTSFLEALRTGSDGGRVLAASSASRAITAVRGWHRFLLAEGATDVDPSAAVRPPQVGRRLPKALAVEEVIALLEAAAPDDSPVSLRDRALLEVLYATGARISEAVSLVVDDLDRESDCLRLFGKGRKERIVPMGQYAWDALDAYLVRGRPVLGRKGRGVPEVFLNTLGRPLSRQSAWAVLQNASTHAGLTKVDGGTRISPHTLRHSFATHLLAGGADVRVVQEMLGHASVTTTQIYTKVTVDHLREVYASSHPRALG, from the coding sequence CTGCGGGGATATCTTGCGCATCTACGCGTTGAACGTGGCCTCAGCCAGAACACGCTGGGTGCCTATGAGCGTGACCTACGCCGTTACTGCGGCCACCTGCGCTCCCGTGGCCTAACTGAGCTCACCCTCGCTGGGGAAACCGACGTCACCTCCTTCCTGGAGGCCCTGCGCACCGGCTCCGACGGCGGCCGTGTCCTAGCCGCATCCTCCGCCTCCCGCGCTATCACCGCAGTACGTGGTTGGCACCGCTTCCTCCTAGCTGAGGGCGCCACCGACGTCGACCCCTCTGCCGCTGTGCGTCCCCCACAGGTGGGTCGCCGCCTGCCCAAGGCACTGGCCGTGGAGGAAGTCATCGCTCTACTTGAGGCCGCTGCTCCCGATGACTCGCCTGTTAGCCTGCGCGATCGTGCCCTTCTAGAGGTCCTCTACGCCACCGGCGCCCGCATTTCTGAAGCTGTTAGCCTGGTGGTGGACGATCTGGACCGCGAGTCCGACTGCCTGCGGCTGTTCGGCAAGGGCCGCAAGGAGCGCATCGTGCCCATGGGCCAGTACGCCTGGGACGCCCTGGACGCTTACTTGGTGCGGGGCCGCCCCGTGCTGGGACGAAAAGGTAGGGGAGTACCTGAGGTCTTCCTGAATACCTTGGGTCGTCCCCTGTCCCGGCAGTCTGCCTGGGCAGTGCTGCAGAACGCCTCCACCCACGCTGGATTGACCAAGGTTGACGGTGGCACGCGCATCTCACCGCACACGCTGCGGCACTCATTCGCTACCCACTTGCTGGCCGGGGGAGCGGACGTGCGTGTGGTACAGGAGATGCTGGGGCACGCCTCCGTCACTACCACCCAGATCTACACAAAGGTCACCGTAGACCACCTGCGTGAGGTGTACGCGAGCAGCCACCCACGGGCCTTAGGCTGA
- a CDS encoding rhodanese-like domain-containing protein, producing the protein MKEMTVAELRALVQAGETPGSSYTLLDVREPDEVAATAIDGSLRIPLAQVVQRMGELDPSKETIVHCAGGTRSKRAIVALCDAGFKGELINLEGGVRAWNETV; encoded by the coding sequence ATGAAGGAGATGACTGTGGCGGAGTTGCGCGCCCTCGTGCAGGCAGGTGAGACGCCGGGCAGCAGCTACACGCTGCTGGACGTACGTGAGCCCGACGAGGTGGCGGCTACCGCCATCGACGGCTCCCTGCGCATCCCGCTAGCTCAGGTGGTCCAGCGGATGGGAGAGCTTGACCCATCCAAGGAGACCATCGTGCACTGTGCCGGTGGCACCCGCTCCAAACGGGCTATCGTGGCGCTATGCGACGCTGGGTTTAAGGGCGAGTTGATCAACCTCGAAGGCGGCGTACGCGCCTGGAACGAGACCGTCTGA
- the der gene encoding bifunctional cytidylate kinase/GTPase Der: MGIVVAIDGPSGSGKSTVSKRVAHALGLAYLDTGAMYRAAAWWCECSGVDLADAAAVTRAVKTMPVDMALDPQASGVTCDGQDISQAIRDPHISTVVSRVATNLEVRAELARLQREIIQREALGLSGCFAEGAGIVAEGRDVTTVIAPDAEVRLLVTASEEARLARRAGDLEAAGKSVDAAALRDQVVRRDRDDATVAQFLTAPEGVTLVDSSDLTLEETVEQVLDLVEEAVTASAELDAEQELQVQAMRVGLEDYELDEEDLALLEGDQEVPLAARVEAGLPVLAVVGRPNVGKSTLVNRVLGRREAVVQDTPGVTRDRVSYPAEWAGRRFTIVDTGGWEVDVEGLDAAVATQAEVAVEMADAVLLVVDAQVGITDTDAQVVRMLRRSDKPVVLAANKVDSPAQEGDAATLWNLGLGEPFPISALHGRGSGDVLDACMKVLPEVSKVAPPVPDGDLHRVALVGRPNVGKSSLLNSLAGSQRVVVNELAGTTRDPVDEVLELDGRKWVFVDTAGIRRRVRQMRGADYYAVLRTQGAIEKAEVAVVLLDASEPVTEQDVRVIQQVVDAGRALVLVNNKWDLVDEERQKLLAWETEHDLAHVSWAPHINLAARTGWHTNRLVRALDAALEGWTTRIPTGKLNAFLGELQAATPHPLRGGKQPRILFATQVQAAPPRIVVFTTGFLDAGYRRFIERRLREEFGFVGTPIQIGVRVREKRERR; encoded by the coding sequence ATGGGAATCGTCGTCGCCATCGACGGACCGAGCGGATCAGGCAAGTCCACCGTCTCTAAGCGCGTCGCCCACGCACTCGGCCTGGCCTACCTGGACACCGGCGCCATGTACCGGGCGGCTGCCTGGTGGTGTGAGTGTTCCGGTGTGGACCTAGCCGACGCTGCCGCCGTCACCCGCGCCGTCAAGACCATGCCTGTGGACATGGCCCTGGACCCGCAGGCCTCGGGCGTGACCTGCGACGGGCAGGACATCAGCCAGGCAATCCGCGACCCGCACATCTCCACCGTCGTCTCCCGGGTGGCCACGAATCTGGAGGTACGCGCCGAACTTGCCCGCCTACAGCGCGAGATCATCCAGCGGGAGGCTCTGGGGCTGAGCGGCTGTTTCGCCGAGGGCGCGGGCATCGTGGCGGAGGGCCGGGACGTGACCACGGTGATCGCTCCCGACGCCGAGGTGCGTCTTCTGGTCACTGCCTCTGAGGAGGCCCGCCTGGCTCGGCGGGCTGGCGACCTGGAGGCGGCGGGTAAGAGCGTGGACGCGGCGGCGCTGCGTGACCAGGTGGTGCGTCGCGACCGTGACGACGCCACCGTCGCCCAGTTCCTTACCGCACCGGAGGGCGTCACCCTGGTGGACTCCTCTGATCTCACGCTGGAAGAGACCGTCGAGCAGGTCCTGGACCTGGTGGAAGAAGCGGTGACTGCGTCTGCCGAGCTGGACGCGGAGCAGGAGCTTCAAGTGCAGGCCATGCGCGTGGGACTGGAGGACTACGAGCTGGACGAGGAGGACCTGGCCCTGCTGGAGGGGGACCAAGAGGTGCCCCTGGCCGCCCGCGTGGAGGCCGGGCTGCCGGTGCTGGCGGTGGTCGGCCGCCCGAACGTCGGCAAGTCCACGCTGGTCAACCGGGTGCTGGGGCGCCGGGAGGCCGTGGTGCAGGACACGCCGGGGGTGACCCGAGACCGGGTCTCCTACCCGGCGGAGTGGGCCGGGCGGCGCTTCACCATCGTAGACACGGGCGGCTGGGAGGTTGACGTTGAGGGCTTAGACGCCGCCGTCGCCACCCAGGCTGAGGTGGCCGTGGAGATGGCCGACGCTGTACTCCTGGTGGTGGACGCCCAGGTGGGTATCACGGACACGGACGCCCAGGTGGTGCGGATGCTGCGCCGCTCCGACAAGCCGGTGGTGCTGGCCGCCAATAAGGTGGACTCTCCAGCGCAAGAGGGCGATGCCGCTACCTTGTGGAACTTGGGGCTGGGTGAGCCTTTCCCGATCTCTGCGCTGCACGGGCGAGGGAGCGGGGATGTGCTGGACGCCTGCATGAAGGTGCTGCCGGAGGTCTCCAAGGTGGCGCCACCTGTGCCTGATGGTGACCTGCACCGGGTGGCTTTGGTGGGGCGGCCGAATGTCGGCAAGTCCTCCCTGCTGAACTCCTTGGCGGGTTCGCAACGCGTGGTGGTCAACGAGTTGGCTGGCACCACCCGGGACCCGGTGGACGAGGTGCTGGAGCTGGACGGCCGCAAGTGGGTGTTCGTGGACACGGCGGGGATCCGCCGCCGAGTGCGTCAGATGCGCGGCGCCGACTACTACGCGGTACTGCGCACGCAGGGGGCGATCGAGAAGGCTGAGGTGGCGGTGGTGTTGCTGGACGCATCCGAGCCGGTTACGGAACAGGACGTGCGAGTGATCCAGCAGGTGGTGGACGCGGGGCGGGCCCTGGTGCTGGTGAACAACAAGTGGGATCTGGTGGACGAGGAGCGGCAGAAGCTGCTGGCCTGGGAGACCGAGCATGACCTGGCGCACGTGTCCTGGGCGCCACACATCAACCTTGCCGCCCGTACCGGCTGGCACACGAACCGTCTGGTGCGGGCCCTGGACGCGGCCCTGGAGGGTTGGACGACGCGCATTCCTACGGGAAAGCTCAATGCTTTCCTGGGGGAGTTGCAGGCGGCGACGCCGCACCCGCTGCGCGGCGGGAAGCAGCCCCGCATTCTGTTCGCCACGCAGGTGCAGGCGGCCCCGCCGCGGATCGTCGTATTCACGACCGGCTTCCTGGACGCCGGTTACCGGCGCTTCATTGAGCGGCGGCTGCGCGAGGAGTTCGGCTTTGTGGGAACACCCATCCAGATCGGGGTGCGGGTGCGCGAGAAGCGCGAGCGGCGGTGA
- the scpB gene encoding SMC-Scp complex subunit ScpB gives MSPNTNQPTQGELSAVAPERLRAAAEAILMVAEEPVSDAVLGEALGIEEPQAHALMESLAAEYNGMSEFAGSRPRGFVLRPVAGGWRLASSPEYSELVERFVVGGATARLSQAALETLAVIAYRQPITRGRVAAVRGVNVDSVVRTLLSRGLIVEDGQETSGALLYRTTTEFLEYMGLRSIKELPPLAPYLPDASALGEIEEELDTRSLR, from the coding sequence TTGAGCCCCAACACCAACCAGCCCACACAAGGCGAGCTGTCCGCAGTCGCCCCCGAGCGCCTGCGGGCCGCCGCCGAGGCCATCCTCATGGTGGCGGAGGAGCCCGTTAGTGATGCTGTGCTTGGCGAGGCTCTGGGTATCGAGGAGCCGCAAGCTCACGCGCTCATGGAGTCCTTGGCTGCCGAGTACAACGGCATGAGTGAGTTCGCTGGGAGTAGGCCGCGCGGCTTCGTGCTGCGGCCGGTGGCTGGGGGCTGGCGCCTGGCCTCCAGTCCCGAGTACTCCGAGCTGGTGGAGCGCTTCGTGGTTGGTGGGGCTACGGCGCGCCTGTCACAAGCGGCCTTGGAGACCCTCGCGGTGATCGCCTACCGCCAGCCCATCACGCGTGGGCGTGTGGCTGCGGTGCGCGGTGTGAACGTGGACTCGGTGGTGCGCACGCTGCTGTCACGCGGCCTGATCGTGGAGGACGGGCAAGAGACCAGTGGCGCGCTGCTGTACCGCACGACCACGGAGTTTTTAGAGTACATGGGCTTGCGTAGCATCAAGGAGCTTCCACCCTTGGCGCCCTACCTTCCGGACGCTTCCGCGCTGGGAGAGATCGAGGAAGAGCTGGACACAAGGAGCTTGCGATGA